One Rouxiella sp. S1S-2 genomic window, TGTGCTGATGCAGTCTGTCGACGTGGGCGTGCGCATAACGGCGGTCAAGCAGGCGGAAACGATGCTTGGAACGACGCAGTCTTTTTGCACTTGTTAAGTCATTTGAAAGGAATACCGACAGGCTAAGACGCAGGTTATCCACCAGCTTCTCATGCAAATTGTCGAGCTCGCCCAGTCCCTCCGCCGAGAACGCGCGTCGGGTATCGTGAGACTTGGCGGTGATATCACCGGTCATGCGCTCGATAATATCGCCGGCCTGCTCAAGGTTAAGCGCCATTTCGATGATTTCGGCCCAGCGGCGAGAGTCGTCTTCTCCCAAGTCCTCTTTATGAATTTGTGCCAGATAGAGTTTGATCGCGGTATACAGCACGTCGACATCGTCATCCAGGCGGCGAACCTCACGGTCATTAGTTATCTTTCCATGCATCACTTCATGCTGCAGGATAAGCATATGTTCAACCACGTCACCCATGCGCAGCGTCTCGCGCGCGGCATTGGCCAGTGCCAACGTTGGGGTGTCGATAGCGCTGACGTCTAAATGGCGCGGGCGCAAACGTGGGTCATCTTCGGGCACATCGGCAATCCACAGCTCACAGATTCTTGCCATCATGCCCGCCATTGGCACCAGCGCCAGACAGCGGATCAGGTTATAGAAGACGTGGAAATAGATAACCAATTCCTCATCGGGGATACCAATTTTAGCCAGCAGGCCGGTCAATGGCCCGATAAAGGGCAGCACGATCACGCAGCCAATCAGCTTGAAAAGTAGGCTCCCCAATGCAACCCGTCGGCCTGCAGCATTTTGTTTACTGGCGTTGATCATCGCCAAAATACCGCTACCGAGGTTGGCACCAATAACCAGACACAGCGAAACTTTCAACGAGATAACGCCGGTAGCCGCAAGCGTTGCCGTTAACAGAACGGCAGCAAGGCTGGAATAACTGATGATGGCAAATACGGCACCGGTCAGGGCATCAAGAAGGGTATCGCCGGTTAGCGACGAGAACAGCACCTTCACCCCAGACGCCTGAGTAATCGGCGTGGCGGCACTGACGATGAGTTCGAGAGCGAGCAGAATCAGTCCCAGACCAATTCCGACCCGCCCCATCTGCCCCGCCCGCGTCTGTTTGCGGCTCAGGAAGAACGACACGCCAACGAAGATAAGCAGCGGAGAAAGCCATGAAAGGTCGAAGGTAAGCACCCGCGCCATAAGCGCGGTGCCGACATCGGCGCCAAGAATAATCACCAACGCCGGGGAAAGCGCGACCAGCCCCTGGGAGACAAACGAAGTCACCAGCAGTGCCGTGGCGTTGCTGCTTTGCACCAGCGCCGTAACGCCGATACCCGAAACAAACGCCAGAGGTTTCTTTTCAACACTGCTGCTGAGAACGCGGCGCAAATTGGCACCAAACACGCGCATGATGCCAGTACGCACAATATGCGTACCCCATACGAGTAATGAAACAGCAGAAAGCAAATGAAGAAGAGTTAACACTAAAAAATAGCTCCTTTAGCGCCAGGCATGAATAGGCCATCCTGCCTGCCTGGCGTGTTGGAGCAGGATAGCATCCGGATTAATGGCCACCGGATTGCCGACCAGGGTTAACAGCGGCAAATCGTTGTGCGAATCCGAATAAAAACGGGCGTGCTCAAGCTGGCTCGAGTCCTGATTTAACAAGCTCATCAGCCGGGAGACTTTCCCTTCACGGAAAGTCAGCACGCCTTGCGTAAAGCCGGTATACCGGCCGTCGACAATCTCAACGCCGATGGCCAGGGTTTCGTCCACGCCAAGAAATCTGGCAATGGCCGCAACCAGATGCTCGCCCGAGGCGGAAATAATAATAATCCGGCAGCCCTGAGCGTGATGCTCGTCCAGACAGGCGCGCGCATCGTTATACACCCGCTCGGCAATAACCTCATGAACGAACCGCTCAACCATTGCGCTTACGTCGGGCACACTTCTGCCTTTCAGCGGGGTCAGCGTCCAATTCATGTATTCAGTCATGTCCATTTGACCTATTGCATACAGACGCATCATTTCGGCGTCCTGCTGCAAAAATATTTCCGGGTCGGCGACCCAACCCTGCTCAACCATAAAGGCTGACCACAGGCTGGAACAGTCACCACCAATCAGCGTTTCATCAAGATCAAATAGCGCCAGATTCATGCAACTTCCCGTAAGGTATCAAGATCTAACTGTAGACCAATATCGGTTCCATCAGCGATGAGTGACGCAACGGAGCGGTTTAAAACGTCCACGGATAACTCGACATTGTGAGCCAGAACACGATAACGAACGACGTTACCCAGCAGGCTGTGATTGATAATTCGGGCTGGAATACCCTGTTGTGGGGCACAAAAAGCGATCGACTCGGGCCTTATCGCCACCTGTGAAGGGTAGCTTTGGCCGGTCAGGGCATGTGCCTGCTCAGCGGTGAGCAGGTTATAACTGCCAATAAATCCTGCCGCGAAAGCATTTACCGGAGCAGTATACAATGTTTCAGCATCGCCATTCTGTACGATTTGTCCTTTATTCATCAGAACAATGCGGTCAGACATGGTCAACGCCTCCTCCTGATCATGAGTCACAAAGATGGCGGTGAGGTTCATCTCGCGCTGAATACGGCGGATTTGTTCACGTAAATGCCTACGAATGCGCGCATCCAGCGCCGAAAGCGGTTCATCGAGCAGCAACAGTCGAGGCTGCGTCACCAGCGAACGCGCCAGAGCCACGCGTTGACACTGGCCTCCTGAAAGCTGATGAGGATAACGACGAGCAAATTCGTTTAATTCCACCAGCGCCAACACTTCAGCCACCCTGCGTTTGACTTCACTGGTTGAGAGTTTCTGCATTTTCAGGCCGAACGCGACGTTGCCCTCAACCGTCATATTAGGGAACAGCGCATAGCTCTGAAACACCATGCCAATGCCGCGTTTTTGTGGCGTAAGCGGGACAATGTCTTGCCCCTGCAGAATGATTTTTCCACTGTCAACCGAGGTCAGACCCGCCAGACAGCGCAGCAGCGTTGATTTTCCACAGCCACTTGGTCCAAGTAGGGTGACAAACTCGCCCTCTTTGGCGCTGAAATCAATATTATTGAAAATCTGCGTTTGACCGTAGTGCTTGTTGAGTTGGGTGACTTCTAAATAGGACATATCAGCGCTTCCCTTTATTCAGAACGTTGGCCACCCAAGTAAATGCCAGGACGACCACGAAATAGGAGATGACCAATGCGCTGGTAAAATGGCCGCTGCCATTGCGCATGTTGTAGAGATAAACCTGCAGCGTTTCATAGCGGCTGCCGACCAATAGGTTAGCAAACACAAACTCACCGATTAAAAACGAGAACGACAGCAGCACGGCAATCGACGCGCCGTTGCGCAAGTTTGGCAAAATCACCATCAGCGCGGCTTTCCAGGTGCTGGCACCGAGTAAATGCGCCGCGTCCATCAGGTCGCGCATATTAATCGCCTGAATGTTGTTGGAGATGGCCCGATAAATAAACGGCAATGCAATGGTGAAATAACAGCCAATCAAAATCCACGGCGTGCCGGTCAACTCAAATGGCGGTGAGGAATACAGCTCCATCAGGCCGACCGAAGACACTACCGGCGGCACGGCAAAGGGCAGCAGGATCAGCACATTCATCAGGGCATCAAGCCTTGGGAAGTAGTAAGCGATCACAAACATAAGCGGCAGGATCAGCACCATCGAGAGTAAAAGCGTGCCGAAGCACACCAGCAGCGAATGCCCTAATGCCACCAGAAAACGCGGATCGCTCCATAGGGCTATCAACCATTTGAGGGTGAATCCGCTGGGTAAAATCGTCGCCCCCCAGTCTTCCACCAGCGCATAAATTAGCGTCGCCGCCAGCGGCAAGAGAAGAACGATAAACAGCAACCACACGATGAGCCGATGATAAATGCTTTCAGCACGTGACATGATTTGCCTCCAGGACCAGAATATTCACAGAATTAGCCTTAACGAACATTGAGATAGCTCCTGCGCAATATCCACTGATGTACCAGTGTAATGACTGCCATTAACAGCACGAGCAAAATCGCCAGGGCACTGCCCATATTCGGGTCGAGGGAGATATCACCCGATACCAGTGCGGCAATGCGCACAGGCACCACGTTAAAGTTACCGGTAGTCAGCGCATAAACCGTCGCGTAGGCTCCGAGCGCGTTAGCCAGCAAAATGACGAAAGTACCCATCAGAGCCGGCGCAAGCACCGGCAAACCAATGTAACGCCAGAAGCGCCATTTCCCCGCGCCCAACAAGGCTGCCGACTCTTTCCAGTCTTCACGCAGTCCGTCGAAAGCCGGGTAAAGCAGCAGCACGCCCAAGGGGATTTGAAAATAGGTGTACAGCACGATCAGGCCGTCTTTTGAGTACAAATTGAAAGTACTCATCAGGCCATAATTACGCATTATCAGCGTCAGCGTGCCGTTGAGTCCCAGCAGAATGACGAAGGCAAAAGCCAAGGGCACGCCGGCAAAATTACTGGTCATGTTGGTAAAGGACATCACAAAATCGTGCAGCTTGGTAGGGCCTAGCTGGCGAAGTGAGTAACTACCAACTAGAGCAATCAGTAAACCGTACAGACTCGACCAGACCGAAATATCCAACGAGAATTTAATCGCCTGCAGATAAAAAGGTGAGGTCAATATGTCGCTGTAGTTACCAAAACCCCAGGCTTCGTAGGTGTCGCTATAAAAGCTGCTCACCGCGACCCACACCAGAGGTGCAAGCTGGAAAGCAATAAAGAACACCGCGAAAGGCAGCACAAACAGCAGAGCGAGCCACTTAGCTTTCATCCGTTATCCTCGGCGTTTTCAGACCAGTAAATCCGCGCAGTGCGGTTTGTCGTGGCTGATATTGAGTAATTGGCAAACGGTGCCGCAAAGTTCAGTTTGTAACGGCTCGGCATCAGCCATGCTGAATGCGCTGCCAAATACAAACATCGGCACCTGACGCTCTTCGTCAAGAATTCCGCCGTGGCTGTGGTCGTTATTCATGCCGTGATCGGCGGTGACAATCACCTGGTAACCCTCGGCTAACCAGTTATCAAGATAGTGAGAAAGAATTCCGTCGGCGACGCGCGCTTTGTTGCGATATTGCATCGAGTCCAATCCAAACTTATGGCCGGTATCATCGATATTCATCGGATGAATCAGCAAAAAGTCAGGGTCGTGCTTGAGGCGTAGACTTTCCGCATCGTCAAACAAATGGGAGTCGGGATAGGTATCGTCGTAATAGAAATGCCCGTGCTGGATGGTCAGGCTTTTATCGTCGGTATGGCGATCGCGCGCTGGGGTAAAAGGCGTACGGTTGTAAAGCTCGCTAACCCAGTGATAGGCCGCTGCTGCCGTTGTTAATCCTGCATCGCGTGCATAATGAAAAATGCTGCGCTGGGTCGATAAACGGTCAACGTGGTTGTGAACAATTCCACTGACCACCGGCGTTACGCCGGTAAGAATGCACTCATACAGCGGTCGTGACAGCGAAGGCAATTCGCATTCCAGTTGATATAAGCGCCCGCGTCCTGCGGCACACTGTGCCTGTAAATATCCCATTGCATCGCGGGCTACCTGAAAGTTCAGGCCGTCCAATACCACCAGAATGCTTTTCATTACGTGTGACCCTGATAAATTTATAAAAATTCAACACATGTCGAAGGCGATGATTTTTTAGTAACGATCTATTTAGCTTTAGTGAGAGCAACACCGTTCAATATTCTCACCAGAGTATTACCTGAAACATTTCCCTCCTCTTGAAGCCAGGAAAATGCATCCTCTAAAGATTTCGCGTTGCAGAAAGGCGGCGACCGAGTGTTTCCCGGGAGCTTACTGAAGTAAGTGACCGGGAAACGAGAGGGAGGCCAACGCCCCTGCGGCGCGAAAGATGACGAGGATTTATTGCTGCATGTTGATCATGACGTCTTCTTGCCACAAACGAGGGAGAGTCTTAGAACTCTTGTTCCAGGCTTCTGGGTCAGCAATCGGATGGGCATTAGCGTATTCACTGTTTGGCAGCAGTTTAGCTTTGACGTCATCTGGCAGAGTCAGATGTTCTGCGCGAATAGGTCGTGCATAACCGCGTGCCAGGTTGATTTGGCCAGCGTCGGAGAAGATATATTCGCGTGCCCACTTAGCGGCGTTAGGGTGCTTGCCGTATTTATTGATGATAGTTGAATAACCGGAGGTGATGCTGCCGTCAGACGGGATAACAACGTCAAAACGGGTTTTATCAATCTGGTCACGGTAGTTCAGGCCGTTGAAGTCCCATACTACGCCAACTTGCACTTCACCTTTTTCCAGCGAAGCAATGACCGGATCCGTCAGGCTCAGACGACCTGCTTTAGCCAGCTTGGCAAAATACTCCAGGCCAGGCTTGAGGTTTTTCTCGTTGCCGCCCATCGCGTAAGTGGCCGCCAGCACGCCGTTAGCGGCCTGAGCTGCGGTGCTCACGTCACCGATAGTCACTTTGTATTTGCCTTTCAGCAGGTCAGCCCAGCTGTGCGGCTCATCTTTAACCTGTGATTTATCAATGATAAACGCGATAGTGCCGGTGTAGGCCAACACCCAGTTACCGTCTTTGTCTTTTGCCCAGGCAGGAACCTGATCCCAGGTACTTGGTTTATAAGGTAGAGTTACGCCCTCTTTCACCGCAACCGGACCAAAAGCGGCACCCACGTCACCGATGTCAGCGCTGGCATTATTTTTCTCCGCCAGGAATTTGGCGATTTCCTGCGCCGAACTCATGTCGGTATCACTGTGTTTGATGCCGTATTTGGTGTTTAAATCATTCCAGGTATCTTTCCAGTTTGCCCATGAGTCAGGCATCCCGACGCTGTTTACCGTACCTTCAGCTTTAGCGGCTTTCTCAAGATCCGCGAGAGATTCGGCGGCAAATGCCGTCGTGGTGGTCATTACCAGCGCGGTGGTTAACACAGAAGCGAACAACTGTTTCATAACTGATGCTCCAGATGATAGTGTGTATGAGTGCTGGTCTAGTCCAGCAAGAACCAAGCCAATCTAACGATCGTTTGTGATAATTATATGACAGCGTGAAAAAGCAGCATTTTTAAGCTCATCGCTGTTAGCGAGTGCACAAATTTTCGACCTTTATTTGCCATTGTGGTGCAAAAACGCACTGAAATGAGGCTGAAGACCAATGAGTGAATCGCAGACCACCGTAGCAACCATCTGCCAGACACTGAGTGCACAGATAGCTGCCGGACTGTATTGTGCCGAGGGACGACTGCCTTCGGAAAGAACGCTGAGCGAGCAGTTCTCAACCACGCGAATAACGTTGCGCGAGTCACTGGGTCAACTTGAGGCCCAAGGGCTGATTTATCGTGAAGTGCGCCGCGGATGGTTTATCTCCCCACCGCGTATCCTGTACAACCCGCTGCAACGCAGCCATTTCCACGCGATGGTTCAAGAACAGGGCCGTATTGCGCAAACAGAACTGATTGACGCCAGCCGGCTAAAAGCCAGTGACAGTCTGTGTCAAAAGCTTAATCTGCCACTGCAAAGTGACATTTATTGCATTCGGCGGCTGCGATATATCGACGGTCGTGCGGTGCTTTACGTTGAGCACTACCTTAATCCGCAATTTTTCCCCGATATTCTTCACGCCGACCTGACTCAATCGCTGACTGACCTGTATTTATCTCGCTATGGCATAAAGTATGGCCGAGTGCGTTTTGATATGGTGCCAACCCGTTTGCCACAGGAGGCGTCAGATGCATTGAAAGTGACGGCGGGAAGCCCGGCGCTATTTATTACCAGGATCAACCGCGATCAGCAGGATCGGGTTATTGACTGCGATCTTGAATACTGGCGCTATGATGCCTTACAGATCGACGTTGAGGTGGGGTAAAAACGTTTACAGTTCCCCCTCCTTGTCCCTTTGGGAAGGGACAAGGAGGGGGAGAGAAATATTAATCGGCATCGTAGCCAAGATTAGGTGCCAACCAGCGCTCGACCTCGGAAACAGACATGCCCTTGCGTGCCGCATAATCTTCGACCTGATCGCGCTGAATCTGGGCAACCGCAAAGTACTTGCTGTCCGGGTGGCTGAAATACCAACCAGAAACGGCGGCGCCAGGCCACATGGCGAACGATTCGGTCAGTTGCATACCGGTATGGGTTTCAACGTCCAGCAGCTTCCAGATCTGGCCTTTTTCGGTATGTTCCGGACAGGCAGGATAACCCGGAGCAGGACGAATGCCCTGATAGTTCTCGCGGATCAGCTCCTCATTACTCAACTTCTCATCGGCAGCAAAGCCCCAGTGGACCTTGCGCACCTGTTCGTGCAGATATTCTGCAAACCCTTCAGCTAATCGGTCTGACAGCGCTTTAATCATTATTTTATTGTAATCATCGTGCTGCCGGTCATAAGCCTCGGCCAGCGCGTCTTCTTCCAAACCGCCGGTTACCGCGAAGGCTCCCATATAATCAGCTTTACCGCTGGATTTTGGTGCCACAAAGTCCGCCAGGCAGTAGTTAGCAAAGTCTGTTTTTTCAGTTTGCTGACGCAGATGATGACTGACCACCAGCACTTCATCTCGGCTTTCATCGCGGTAAATTTCAATATCATCGCCGACGCGATTTGCCGGGAACAGCCCGAAAACGCCGCGGGGATTAAGCAGCTTTTCATTCGAGAGCTTATCAAGCAGGTCATTGGCGTCCTGGAACAGGCGTTTAGCCTCTTCACCCACGATTTCGTCTTCCAGAATACGCGGATATTTACCTGCCAGAGACCAGGTCATGAAAAATGGGGTCCAGTCGATGTAGTGACGCAGCGTTTCAACGCTGGCTTCAATCTGCTGAATGCCTAAATGCTGGGCGACCGGCGGCGTATAGTTTTCCCAGTCAAGAGCACTGGCATTCGCGCGCGCAGTGTCGAGGCTAACCGGTGGCGTACGCGGCTTTTTGCGGGCGTGCTGTATGCGTACCGTCTCGTATTCTTTACGCGTTTTTTCAACAAACACATCGCGCTGCGTGTCTGACAACAGGGCTGACACCACCCCTACAGAACGCGAGGCATTCTGCACATAGGTGGTTGAGCCGTGATAATTTTGTTCAATTTTTACTGCCGTGTGCGCTTTTGAAGTCGTCGCTCCGCCAATCAGTAAGGGAATGGTGAAACCCCGGCGCTGCATTTCTTTGGCGACGTTAACCATTTCATCAAGAGACGGTGTTATCAGACCAGAAAGGCCAATAATATCCACCTTCTCTTCAATGGCGGTTTTCAGAATTTTATCGGTCGGCACCATCACGCCCAAATCGATAATTTCGTAATTATTACACTGCAACACAACGCCGACGATGTTCTTGCCGATGTCATGCACGTCGCCTTTCACCGTCGCCAGCAGAATTTTACCGTTGGTTTTACCCTTCTCCTTGCTGGCTTCAATGTACGGCTGCAGATAGGCAACCGCCTGCTTCATAACACGGGCGGATTTCACCACCTGCGGCAGGAACATTTTCCCCTCGCCGAACAGATCGCCCACCACGTTCATGCCGTCCATCAGTGGACCTTCAATCACTTCAATTGGGCGAGCGGAGAGTTGACGAGCCTCTTCGGTATCGAGCTCAATAAATTCGGTGATACCTTTTACCAGTGAATATTCGAGACGTTTTCTCACTTCCCAGCCGCGCCATTCCGCCTGCTGTTTGTTGGCTTCGCCGCCGTCTTTGCTACCTCGGTATTTCTCGGCCAAATCAAGAAGGCGTTCTGTTCCGTCCTCTCGACGGTTGAGGATCACATCTTCAACCGCATTACGCAGCTCGTCGCTTAAATCGTCGTAAATCGCCAGCTGACCGGCATTGACGATACCCATATCCATGCCGTTACGAATGGCGTGATACAGGAATACGGCGTGAATGGCTTCACGTACGGGGTCATTCCCGCGAAACGAAAAGGAAACGTTGGAAACGCCGCCAGAAATCATCGCATGAGGAAGCTCGGCCTTAATGTCGGCACAGGCCTCGATAAAATCTACCGCGTAGTTATTATGCTCTTCGATACCGGTCGCAACGGCGAAAATATTCGGGTCGAAAATGATGTCTTCGGGTGGAAAGCCCACTTCTTTGGTCAACAGATTGTAGGCGCGACGGCAAATTTCTATTTTACGCGCCCGCGTATCGGCCTGACCCATTTCGTCAAAAGCCATCACCACCATGGCAGCACCGTAACGGCGCACCTTGCGAGCGTGCTTGAGGAAAGCCTCTTCCCCTTCTTTCATTGAAATTGAGTTAACAATCCCCTTGCCCTGAATACATTTCAGCCCTTTTTCAATGACGTCCCATTTTGAGGAGTCAATCATAATAGGCACACGTGCGATATCAGGCTCACCGGCAATCAAATTCAGAAACTTTACCATCGCAGCTTCGGCATCGAGCATGCCTTCGTCCATGTTGATATCGATGATTTGCGCACCGCTTTCAACCTGCTGACGCGCCACGGCCAGCGCTTCCAAATATTTCTCTTCTTTAATGAGCTTTTTGAAACGGGCAGAACCCGTGACGTTGGTACGCTCACCGACGTTAACAAACAGCGTTTTGGGGTCGATGGTCAAAGGTTCGAGACCCGCAAGACGACAGGCAACCGGAATTTCAGGCAGCTTGCGCGGTGGAACGCCTTCAAGCACCTTAACGATTGCCGCAATGTGTGCTGGCGTGGTGCCGCAGCAGCCCCCCACAATGTTCAGGAATCCAGAACGTGCCCACTCGCCAATGTGCTCGGCCATCTCTTTGGCTTCAAGGTCATACTCACCAAAGGCGTTGGGCAAACCGGCATTCGGGTGCGCGGTAACGTAGCACTCGGAAATGCGCGACAGCTCGGCAACGTATTGACGTAGCTCGTCTGGACCCAAGGCACAGTTAAGGCCAAAGGTCAGCGGCTTGACGTGGCGCAGCGAGTTATAAAACGCCTCCGTCGTTTGACCCGACAGGGTGCGACCGGATGCATCGGTAATGGTGCCCGAGATCATCACCGGCAGCAGTACGCCCATCTCTTCAAACACGGTTTCAACGGCAAAGGTCGCCGCCTTGGCGTTCAAGGTGTCGAAGATCGTCTCAACCATGATCAGATCCGCACCGCCTTCGATCAATGCACGGGTCGATTCACAATAGGCCTCGACCAGTTGATCGAATGAGACGTTGCGGTATGCAGGATCGTTGACGTCAGGAGAGATCGACGCCGTGCGGTTGGTTGGGCCCAGTACCCCAGCCACATAACGCGGTTTCTCCGGCGTGCGCGCGGTCCATTCGTCGGCACAGATGCGGGCAAGCCGCGCCGCCTCATAGTTTATCTCGGCTGAAAGCGACGCCATGTGGTAATCGGCCATGGCGATGGTGGTAGAGTTAAAGGTATTAGTTTCAAGGATGTCGGCACCGGCTTCAAGATAGCCATAGTGGATAGCCGTGATAACCTCTGGCTTGGTCAGCACCAACAGGTCGTTGTTACCTTTGAGATCGCTTTCCCAATCGGCAAAACGTTCGCCGCGATAGTCTTCTTCTTCAAGATGGTAGCTTTGGATCATGGTGCCCATGCCACCGTCCAGAACGAGAATGCGATTCGCTAGCTGTTCATGCAGTGCTTCAACTCGATTTGTCACTTTCACCTCATCACTCATCACCGGCAATCATCCTAGCATACCTTGACTGGGCGCAGTGTTCGCCTGGATGTGAGACTTTTTCATCAAATCCTCGAGCCTTATTCCAATGCCTATGCAACACATCGGATGAGCGCAAAACCTGTTTGCGATCCATACTGTAAAAACGAAAACGAATTCCAAAATAATATTTTAATGCCGGTATCTTAGGCAACGCTGACAAGGGAAAGCATGATGGTGACTTCTTCAGCCACAGCGGTAAAACGCACAAAGAAAGCGAAAAACACAACGGCCAGCGCCAGTGCAGCAACCGGTCAGGTTCAGTCTTTAACGCGCGGTTTG contains:
- a CDS encoding Na/Pi cotransporter family protein, which codes for MLTLLHLLSAVSLLVWGTHIVRTGIMRVFGANLRRVLSSSVEKKPLAFVSGIGVTALVQSSNATALLVTSFVSQGLVALSPALVIILGADVGTALMARVLTFDLSWLSPLLIFVGVSFFLSRKQTRAGQMGRVGIGLGLILLALELIVSAATPITQASGVKVLFSSLTGDTLLDALTGAVFAIISYSSLAAVLLTATLAATGVISLKVSLCLVIGANLGSGILAMINASKQNAAGRRVALGSLLFKLIGCVIVLPFIGPLTGLLAKIGIPDEELVIYFHVFYNLIRCLALVPMAGMMARICELWIADVPEDDPRLRPRHLDVSAIDTPTLALANAARETLRMGDVVEHMLILQHEVMHGKITNDREVRRLDDDVDVLYTAIKLYLAQIHKEDLGEDDSRRWAEIIEMALNLEQAGDIIERMTGDITAKSHDTRRAFSAEGLGELDNLHEKLVDNLRLSLSVFLSNDLTSAKRLRRSKHRFRLLDRRYAHAHVDRLHQHNVQSIETSSLHLGLLGDMKRLNSLFCAVAYNVLDKDEKDDEREDLDDVPGLAK
- a CDS encoding HAD family phosphatase, with translation MNLALFDLDETLIGGDCSSLWSAFMVEQGWVADPEIFLQQDAEMMRLYAIGQMDMTEYMNWTLTPLKGRSVPDVSAMVERFVHEVIAERVYNDARACLDEHHAQGCRIIIISASGEHLVAAIARFLGVDETLAIGVEIVDGRYTGFTQGVLTFREGKVSRLMSLLNQDSSQLEHARFYSDSHNDLPLLTLVGNPVAINPDAILLQHARQAGWPIHAWR
- a CDS encoding ABC transporter ATP-binding protein → MSYLEVTQLNKHYGQTQIFNNIDFSAKEGEFVTLLGPSGCGKSTLLRCLAGLTSVDSGKIILQGQDIVPLTPQKRGIGMVFQSYALFPNMTVEGNVAFGLKMQKLSTSEVKRRVAEVLALVELNEFARRYPHQLSGGQCQRVALARSLVTQPRLLLLDEPLSALDARIRRHLREQIRRIQREMNLTAIFVTHDQEEALTMSDRIVLMNKGQIVQNGDAETLYTAPVNAFAAGFIGSYNLLTAEQAHALTGQSYPSQVAIRPESIAFCAPQQGIPARIINHSLLGNVVRYRVLAHNVELSVDVLNRSVASLIADGTDIGLQLDLDTLREVA
- a CDS encoding ABC transporter permease, which produces MSRAESIYHRLIVWLLFIVLLLPLAATLIYALVEDWGATILPSGFTLKWLIALWSDPRFLVALGHSLLVCFGTLLLSMVLILPLMFVIAYYFPRLDALMNVLILLPFAVPPVVSSVGLMELYSSPPFELTGTPWILIGCYFTIALPFIYRAISNNIQAINMRDLMDAAHLLGASTWKAALMVILPNLRNGASIAVLLSFSFLIGEFVFANLLVGSRYETLQVYLYNMRNGSGHFTSALVISYFVVVLAFTWVANVLNKGKR
- a CDS encoding ABC transporter permease subunit, producing the protein MKAKWLALLFVLPFAVFFIAFQLAPLVWVAVSSFYSDTYEAWGFGNYSDILTSPFYLQAIKFSLDISVWSSLYGLLIALVGSYSLRQLGPTKLHDFVMSFTNMTSNFAGVPLAFAFVILLGLNGTLTLIMRNYGLMSTFNLYSKDGLIVLYTYFQIPLGVLLLYPAFDGLREDWKESAALLGAGKWRFWRYIGLPVLAPALMGTFVILLANALGAYATVYALTTGNFNVVPVRIAALVSGDISLDPNMGSALAILLVLLMAVITLVHQWILRRSYLNVR
- a CDS encoding alkaline phosphatase family protein; this translates as MKSILVVLDGLNFQVARDAMGYLQAQCAAGRGRLYQLECELPSLSRPLYECILTGVTPVVSGIVHNHVDRLSTQRSIFHYARDAGLTTAAAAYHWVSELYNRTPFTPARDRHTDDKSLTIQHGHFYYDDTYPDSHLFDDAESLRLKHDPDFLLIHPMNIDDTGHKFGLDSMQYRNKARVADGILSHYLDNWLAEGYQVIVTADHGMNNDHSHGGILDEERQVPMFVFGSAFSMADAEPLQTELCGTVCQLLNISHDKPHCADLLV
- a CDS encoding ABC transporter substrate-binding protein; the encoded protein is MKQLFASVLTTALVMTTTTAFAAESLADLEKAAKAEGTVNSVGMPDSWANWKDTWNDLNTKYGIKHSDTDMSSAQEIAKFLAEKNNASADIGDVGAAFGPVAVKEGVTLPYKPSTWDQVPAWAKDKDGNWVLAYTGTIAFIIDKSQVKDEPHSWADLLKGKYKVTIGDVSTAAQAANGVLAATYAMGGNEKNLKPGLEYFAKLAKAGRLSLTDPVIASLEKGEVQVGVVWDFNGLNYRDQIDKTRFDVVIPSDGSITSGYSTIINKYGKHPNAAKWAREYIFSDAGQINLARGYARPIRAEHLTLPDDVKAKLLPNSEYANAHPIADPEAWNKSSKTLPRLWQEDVMINMQQ
- a CDS encoding UTRA domain-containing protein; this encodes MSESQTTVATICQTLSAQIAAGLYCAEGRLPSERTLSEQFSTTRITLRESLGQLEAQGLIYREVRRGWFISPPRILYNPLQRSHFHAMVQEQGRIAQTELIDASRLKASDSLCQKLNLPLQSDIYCIRRLRYIDGRAVLYVEHYLNPQFFPDILHADLTQSLTDLYLSRYGIKYGRVRFDMVPTRLPQEASDALKVTAGSPALFITRINRDQQDRVIDCDLEYWRYDALQIDVEVG